Proteins from a genomic interval of Treponema brennaborense DSM 12168:
- a CDS encoding glycosyltransferase family 2 protein, whose amino-acid sequence MTKSVSFPLISVLVPVYGTETYLANCLESIFAQDYPNLEIIVTDDASPRPGSGAPDCRSIVRNVQAAQRRSAVRLQYTFHRRNLGLVEARRTGFFASRGAYVLIVDSDDTLVPGAVSALYAGAVSSGADIVHGRAAVTDGAESAADGAAVNDGIAVGNGAAAADNVAAADEKLRRILTERARHVHDGLLDGEAVFNGFLCERNHAGMLWAKLYRRELWERAFERIPAVECTMGEDSLLYFFLSRYARRYAGITDTVYRYRMEIGVSKHSAVTDMAEWTRVCSAASVFTVLFSYMENEPVTDVQRAAVQRNCRSFLAKTIVRLRTCVPASLQTHAHDILCDYWGRDFVSRMEAAVAAKPSSFDFI is encoded by the coding sequence ATGACGAAATCCGTATCTTTTCCGCTGATCAGTGTTCTCGTTCCCGTTTACGGTACGGAAACGTATCTTGCAAACTGCCTTGAAAGTATTTTTGCCCAAGACTATCCGAATCTGGAGATCATCGTTACCGACGACGCCAGTCCCCGCCCCGGCAGCGGCGCGCCGGATTGCCGTTCAATCGTGCGGAACGTGCAGGCTGCACAGCGGAGAAGCGCCGTCCGGCTGCAGTATACGTTTCACCGCCGGAACCTCGGGCTTGTGGAGGCTCGGCGTACCGGATTCTTTGCGTCCCGCGGCGCGTACGTGCTTATCGTCGACAGCGACGACACACTCGTTCCCGGAGCGGTTTCTGCGCTGTACGCGGGGGCGGTTTCGAGCGGCGCGGATATCGTGCACGGCAGGGCCGCAGTAACGGACGGCGCGGAATCGGCAGCCGACGGTGCTGCTGTTAACGACGGCATTGCTGTTGGTAACGGTGCTGCGGCGGCTGATAACGTTGCGGCGGCCGATGAAAAGCTCCGCCGGATATTGACCGAGCGCGCGCGGCACGTGCACGACGGACTGCTCGACGGAGAAGCGGTGTTCAACGGTTTTTTATGCGAACGCAATCACGCGGGAATGCTGTGGGCAAAATTGTATCGCCGGGAATTGTGGGAGCGGGCGTTCGAGCGGATTCCGGCAGTTGAGTGCACTATGGGCGAAGACAGTTTACTGTATTTTTTCTTGAGCAGATATGCCCGCCGGTACGCGGGTATCACCGATACGGTGTATCGGTACCGGATGGAAATCGGCGTCAGCAAACACTCCGCCGTAACCGATATGGCGGAATGGACGCGCGTCTGTTCCGCCGCTTCCGTTTTTACCGTTTTGTTTTCTTATATGGAAAACGAGCCGGTTACGGACGTCCAGCGTGCGGCGGTTCAGCGTAACTGCCGCAGTTTTCTTGCCAAAACCATCGTTCGGCTGCGGACGTGCGTTCCCGCCTCCCTGCAGACGCACGCGCATGATATACTGTGCGATTATTGGGGGCGGGATTTCGTTTCACGTATGGAGGCTGCCGTAGCGGCGAAGCCTTCGTCTTTCGACTTTATTTAA
- a CDS encoding tRNA-dihydrouridine synthase has translation MLYHPVTIGGVVLPGNLFLAPVAGYSDRAFRSVCREGGADFAYTEMVSSEALVRGSDKTALLMARAPNETQYAIQLFGGEPAVMAAAVRLILNGASAERGDAGTFGSADACGDAAERSFSARRFDVPEVIDINAGCPVPKITKTGAGSALTRDPDRLYKITEAAVRASAECAVAAKNIAADNAAAAKNGDEVKSLDAEAKNGAEAKISDAEVTIAGPVPITVKIRAGWDADHITWKEAACAAIEAGASAITLHGRTRAQGYEGAADWDALAELTALVAGETGGKVPVFGSGDVFSPEAAARMLEQTGCAGVMFARGAMGNPFIFIQTRRLLQTGSYEEIPVSVRMEAGLRELRCLIEDAGEESACRQMRKRFCAYSKGVAGGAALRAGIVTAETERDYVALFRAAGVL, from the coding sequence ATGCTGTATCATCCCGTAACGATCGGCGGCGTCGTGCTGCCGGGTAATCTGTTTTTGGCTCCGGTGGCCGGTTATTCCGACCGCGCGTTTCGTTCCGTGTGCCGTGAAGGCGGCGCGGATTTTGCGTATACGGAGATGGTTTCTTCGGAGGCCTTGGTGCGCGGTTCCGATAAAACGGCGCTGCTTATGGCGCGCGCGCCGAACGAAACGCAGTACGCGATCCAACTGTTCGGCGGAGAGCCTGCGGTCATGGCCGCCGCCGTGCGCCTGATTTTGAACGGCGCTTCTGCGGAACGCGGCGATGCGGGTACTTTCGGCAGTGCAGACGCCTGCGGCGACGCGGCGGAACGCTCCTTTTCGGCGCGTCGGTTCGACGTTCCTGAAGTGATCGATATAAACGCCGGATGTCCGGTTCCGAAAATAACCAAAACCGGTGCCGGTTCGGCACTCACGCGCGATCCCGATCGTCTGTACAAAATAACTGAGGCCGCCGTGCGTGCTTCGGCGGAATGCGCCGTTGCCGCAAAAAATATCGCTGCCGATAATGCTGCTGCCGCGAAAAACGGCGATGAAGTAAAAAGCCTTGATGCCGAAGCGAAAAACGGTGCCGAAGCGAAAATCAGTGATGCTGAAGTAACAATCGCCGGGCCGGTTCCGATAACGGTGAAAATTCGAGCCGGCTGGGACGCTGACCATATTACGTGGAAAGAAGCTGCGTGCGCCGCGATTGAAGCCGGCGCTTCCGCGATCACCCTGCACGGGAGAACGCGCGCGCAAGGTTACGAAGGTGCGGCCGATTGGGACGCTCTTGCGGAATTGACTGCACTCGTTGCCGGCGAAACCGGCGGAAAAGTACCGGTGTTCGGCAGCGGAGACGTGTTTTCACCGGAAGCCGCCGCGCGGATGCTGGAACAGACCGGATGTGCGGGCGTAATGTTTGCCCGCGGGGCGATGGGAAATCCGTTCATTTTCATTCAAACTCGCCGTCTGCTGCAAACCGGTTCTTATGAAGAAATCCCCGTGTCCGTGCGTATGGAAGCGGGTCTGCGCGAATTGCGCTGCCTGATCGAAGACGCCGGTGAAGAGTCGGCGTGTCGCCAAATGCGCAAACGTTTCTGCGCCTATTCAAAAGGCGTTGCCGGCGGCGCGGCGCTTCGGGCCGGAATCGTTACGGCGGAAACGGAACGCGATTACGTCGCGCTGTTTCGCGCTGCGGGGGTTCTGTAG
- a CDS encoding TatD family hydrolase gives MQFFDTHAHIGLIYDDPIEQLRVIQEAKQAQVTRIVSICNSLHDFASVYETLKSVPGVYHAVGVAPSEVNTPGKNWVQTIEAGLKLPNVVALGETGLDYFRKFGDKRSQIELFITQLELAEKANVPVIVHNRDAGKDIFDILSERCPTAGAVLHCYSEDAAFAKKALDLNVYFSFAGNLTYRNARNLHETVLNVPIDRILIESESPFMVPAEYRGKRNMPSFTPSTARFLAELLDMDLEELSVQLWKNSCKFFRLPE, from the coding sequence ATGCAGTTTTTTGATACTCACGCCCATATCGGGCTTATCTATGATGATCCTATTGAACAACTCCGCGTAATACAGGAAGCCAAGCAGGCGCAGGTTACCCGTATCGTCAGCATCTGCAACAGTTTACATGACTTCGCCTCCGTGTATGAAACGCTGAAAAGCGTGCCCGGCGTATATCATGCGGTCGGCGTCGCTCCGTCGGAAGTCAATACGCCCGGCAAGAACTGGGTTCAGACGATAGAGGCGGGCTTGAAACTGCCGAACGTCGTTGCGCTCGGCGAGACGGGCTTGGATTATTTCCGCAAATTCGGCGACAAACGTTCCCAAATCGAATTGTTCATTACGCAGCTCGAATTGGCCGAAAAGGCGAACGTGCCGGTTATCGTGCACAATCGCGACGCGGGCAAGGATATTTTCGATATTTTGTCGGAACGCTGCCCGACTGCGGGCGCCGTTCTGCACTGCTATTCGGAAGACGCCGCGTTTGCGAAGAAGGCGCTCGATCTGAACGTGTATTTTTCGTTCGCGGGGAATTTGACGTATCGGAACGCGCGGAATTTGCACGAAACGGTTTTGAACGTGCCGATAGACCGGATTCTGATCGAATCGGAAAGTCCGTTTATGGTGCCGGCCGAATACCGCGGTAAACGCAACATGCCGTCTTTCACGCCGTCGACCGCGCGTTTCTTGGCCGAGTTGCTCGATATGGATTTGGAGGAATTGTCCGTGCAGTTGTGGAAAAACAGCTGTAAATTTTTCCGTTTGCCTGAATAA
- a CDS encoding M23 family metallopeptidase produces MARTRQYKKLEKNMAFSILRFFGRGFRRIGRFFASVFKIFDRKLTIMIVPHSQAKPLNFQTNIFALTFGFLLVVGIVSTFFYFNKQAIGSGTEIARLQTENRKTLASLDELRDENNNLLQTAKRFQSSLSQSLSLLGINQSGTAAKASMQNSDLSSLFAANDLASGTVREAADIRQLTSYLEGAIQPIEQIGKMLESQGTLFSDIPNIWPLKNGIGHISMEFGQNEHPITGQWYIHKGLDFSTWRKGDPIVATANGQVVTVGYDSGFGNYIIIKHKHGIYTRYAHMDTFRVKKGQFVSQGEVIGTIGNTGITTGPHLHYEVHIGSDVVDPAKYINVKLKN; encoded by the coding sequence TTGGCTCGGACAAGACAATATAAAAAGCTTGAAAAAAATATGGCGTTTTCCATACTCCGCTTTTTCGGCAGGGGCTTTCGCCGTATCGGTCGATTTTTTGCATCCGTGTTTAAGATTTTCGACCGTAAATTGACGATCATGATCGTTCCGCATTCCCAGGCAAAACCGCTTAACTTTCAGACAAATATATTCGCACTGACGTTCGGCTTTCTGCTCGTCGTCGGCATCGTTTCTACTTTTTTCTATTTTAACAAACAGGCTATCGGTTCCGGTACCGAAATCGCACGGCTGCAGACCGAAAACCGGAAAACGCTTGCGTCGCTCGACGAACTGCGGGACGAAAACAACAATCTGCTGCAGACTGCGAAACGGTTTCAGTCGTCGCTGTCACAGTCGCTCTCACTGCTCGGCATAAACCAATCCGGTACGGCGGCAAAAGCATCAATGCAGAACAGCGATCTGTCGTCGCTGTTCGCGGCGAACGATTTGGCGTCCGGTACGGTTCGTGAAGCCGCCGACATCCGCCAGCTCACGTCGTATCTTGAAGGCGCCATTCAGCCGATAGAGCAGATCGGTAAAATGCTCGAATCGCAGGGAACGCTGTTTTCCGATATTCCGAATATCTGGCCGCTCAAAAACGGTATCGGTCATATTTCCATGGAATTCGGACAGAACGAACACCCGATCACCGGTCAGTGGTATATCCACAAAGGACTCGACTTTTCCACTTGGCGGAAAGGCGACCCGATCGTCGCTACGGCGAACGGCCAGGTCGTAACCGTCGGATACGACAGCGGGTTCGGCAATTATATCATCATCAAACATAAGCACGGCATTTACACCCGATACGCGCACATGGATACGTTCAGAGTAAAAAAAGGGCAATTCGTGTCGCAGGGCGAAGTTATCGGAACCATCGGAAACACCGGTATTACGACCGGGCCGCACCTTCACTACGAAGTGCACATCGGTTCGGACGTCGTGGATCCGGCCAAGTATATCAACGTAAAATTAAAGAATTAA
- a CDS encoding bactofilin family protein, with protein sequence MAFQNDDISINTFIGAGSAVAGDMRISGFIRIDGDIAGNLETTGKVIIGEKARVKGNITAKSAIIGGIVEGNVTAPERIQLFETAAVIGDIATKRLEIADNVVFHGHCISLADQNEYETAERRWLDITALRVNPLMQRETAANAEY encoded by the coding sequence ATGGCTTTTCAGAATGACGATATTTCCATCAATACGTTTATCGGAGCGGGTTCCGCAGTGGCCGGCGATATGCGTATTTCGGGATTTATCCGCATAGACGGCGACATCGCCGGGAATCTTGAAACGACGGGTAAAGTCATTATCGGCGAAAAAGCGCGGGTAAAAGGCAATATTACGGCAAAGTCGGCGATTATCGGCGGCATCGTGGAAGGCAACGTTACCGCGCCGGAACGGATTCAGTTGTTTGAAACGGCGGCGGTCATCGGCGACATCGCGACCAAACGGCTGGAAATTGCCGACAACGTCGTTTTTCACGGGCACTGCATTTCCCTGGCAGATCAGAACGAATATGAAACGGCGGAACGCCGCTGGCTGGACATTACGGCGCTGCGGGTAAATCCGCTGATGCAGAGGGAGACTGCCGCGAATGCCGAATATTGA
- a CDS encoding YaaR family protein, translating into MPNIDPLQSSLYFSATAAAQTAAGANAGTANRKTVSAKKSRFSNMIERQESELALAEAGFPPEIAEMDFEEAFVYLKDRADIAADRVKAELSTDSFTEYRQAVSHFMKFIVRSNYDIEIHKRRRPNRKFNTNKFYLIQVIDQKLDTLAAEILLNHSETLRILAGIDEINGILVDLIT; encoded by the coding sequence ATGCCGAATATTGATCCGCTGCAGTCGTCCCTTTACTTTTCGGCGACCGCCGCGGCACAAACTGCCGCCGGTGCAAACGCGGGTACGGCGAACAGAAAAACGGTAAGCGCAAAAAAAAGCCGTTTTTCAAACATGATCGAACGGCAGGAATCAGAACTCGCGTTAGCCGAAGCGGGGTTTCCGCCGGAAATCGCGGAAATGGATTTTGAAGAAGCGTTCGTTTACTTGAAAGACCGGGCCGACATTGCCGCCGATCGGGTAAAGGCGGAATTGAGCACCGATTCTTTTACCGAATACCGGCAGGCGGTCAGCCACTTTATGAAATTCATCGTCCGGTCGAATTACGACATCGAAATTCACAAACGGCGGCGCCCGAACAGAAAATTCAATACGAATAAATTTTATCTGATACAGGTAATCGATCAAAAGCTGGATACGCTTGCCGCCGAAATTTTATTGAACCATTCCGAAACGCTGCGTATTCTTGCGGGAATTGATGAAATTAATGGAATTCTGGTAGACTTGATCACATAA
- the ricT gene encoding regulatory iron-sulfur-containing complex subunit RicT: MSELFENDIENLSGEDLAALEDTDVVEETSDGTENLIYPEPLYRLKLEYSCEGVYAAVPDGMTLENGEYVIIPTRYGKDLARVLGKVSHPIGIRTSDIITVDRKTNAADLARAEELKEKEKQAFKIFQEKVLNHKLDMKLIATHYLLEEQKILFFFSAEKRVDFRELVKDLVSVFKMRIELRQIGVRDESRITGGLGVCGRPYCCHAVSDKLRPVSIRMAKDQNLSLNSMKISGQCGRLLCCLSYEYDWYTEARKKLPNEGLRIFYDGTNFRVSEVNPLNGLVKMSGEDGRLLEIAGTRFVQQDGRWKIN, from the coding sequence ATGAGCGAATTATTTGAAAACGATATAGAAAACCTTTCCGGCGAAGACCTTGCGGCGCTGGAAGATACGGATGTCGTCGAAGAAACTTCCGACGGAACTGAAAACCTCATATATCCGGAGCCGCTGTACCGGCTGAAATTGGAATATTCGTGCGAAGGCGTGTACGCCGCGGTTCCCGACGGTATGACGCTCGAAAACGGCGAATACGTTATCATTCCGACCCGTTACGGCAAAGATCTGGCACGGGTATTGGGAAAAGTTTCCCATCCGATCGGCATACGGACGTCCGACATCATCACGGTCGATCGTAAAACGAACGCCGCCGATTTGGCGCGCGCGGAAGAACTGAAAGAAAAAGAAAAACAGGCTTTCAAAATATTTCAGGAAAAGGTTCTCAATCATAAACTCGATATGAAACTGATTGCAACGCATTATCTGCTTGAAGAACAGAAAATCCTGTTTTTCTTCAGTGCGGAAAAACGCGTCGACTTCAGGGAACTGGTAAAAGACTTGGTTTCCGTTTTCAAGATGCGCATTGAACTGCGCCAAATCGGCGTACGCGACGAATCGCGCATTACCGGCGGGCTGGGCGTGTGCGGCAGACCGTACTGCTGCCACGCGGTTTCCGACAAACTGCGGCCGGTTTCAATCAGAATGGCAAAAGACCAAAACTTATCGCTTAATTCGATGAAAATTTCAGGCCAATGCGGACGGCTCCTGTGCTGCCTGTCGTACGAATACGACTGGTACACCGAAGCGCGTAAAAAACTGCCGAACGAAGGGCTGCGCATTTTCTACGACGGAACGAATTTTCGGGTATCCGAAGTAAATCCGCTGAACGGGTTGGTCAAAATGTCCGGAGAAGACGGCCGGCTGCTGGAAATAGCGGGAACCCGCTTCGTTCAGCAGGACGGCCGCTGGAAAATCAATTAA